From Rutidosis leptorrhynchoides isolate AG116_Rl617_1_P2 chromosome 3, CSIRO_AGI_Rlap_v1, whole genome shotgun sequence, a single genomic window includes:
- the LOC139900569 gene encoding F-box/FBD/LRR-repeat protein At1g13570-like, translating to MHRCPATLKFELDVDKLGMRTEFDQIILSLSRRINVKCLIIDSTGDIFYKLPTSFFLIQGLESLELMGCDFEPPLTFNGFKKLRNIHFENVWVLAEELQHFFSSFPLLEEVVLIHFDKEYVDEKSINFGTFF from the exons ATGCACCGTTGTCCGGCGACATTAAAGTTCGAGCTTGATGTCGACAAGTTGGGCATGAGAACCGAGTTTGACCAGATCATACTTTCTCTTTCAAGGAGAATTAATGTGAAATGTTTGATCATTGATAGTACTGGAGACATTTTCTACAAATTACCTACATCTTTCTTTTTGATACAAGGGTTAGAATCTTTGGAGCTAATGGGTTGTGATTTTGAACCTCCATTGACATTTAATGGATTTAAAAAGTTGAGGAATATTCACTTTGAAAATGTTTGGGTTTTGGCTGAAGAGCTTCAACATTTCTTCTCGAGTTTCCCACTACTTGAGGAAGTCGTTTTG ATTCATTTTGATAAAGAATATGTAGATGAGAAATCCATTAATTTTGGAACGTTTTTCTAG